One segment of Panicum virgatum strain AP13 chromosome 1K, P.virgatum_v5, whole genome shotgun sequence DNA contains the following:
- the LOC120690724 gene encoding probable histone deacetylase 19 has protein sequence MDLSPAGSGGNSLPSVGPDGQKRRVCYFYDPEVGNYYYGQGHPMKPHRIRMTHSLLARYGLLNQMQVYRPNPARDRDLCRFHADDYINFLRTVTPETQQDQIRLLKRFNVGEDCPVFDGLYSFCQTYAGASVGGAVKLNHGHDIAINWSGGLHHAKKCEASGFCYVNDIVLAILELLKHHERVLYVDIDIHHGDGVEEAFYTTDRVMTVSFHKFGDYFPGTGDIRDIGHSKGKYYSLNVPLDDGIDDESYQSLFKPIVGKVMEVFRPGAVVLQCGADSLSGDRLGCFNLSIRGHAECVKYMRSFNVPLLLLGGGGYTIRNVARCWCYETGVALGQELEDKMPVNEYYEYFGPDYTLHVAPSNMENKNTRHQLDDIRSKLLDNLSKLRHAPSVQFQERAPDTELPEPDEDQADPDERHDPDSDMEMDDHKAVEESTRRSNILGVRVKREFSENETKVQDASRVTSERRGLEPMVEDIGPSKQAPADANAMAIDEPGNVKNELENSTKLPDQPGMYHKP, from the exons atggaccTCTCGCCGGCGGGCTCCGGCGGCAACTCGCTGCCGTCGGTCGGGCCCGACGGGCAGAAGCGGCGCGTGTGCTACTTCTACGACCCGGAGGTGGGCAACTACTACTACGGGCAGGGGCACCCGATGAAGCCGCACCGCATCCGGATGACGCACTCGCTGCTCGCCCGCTACGGCCTCCTCAACCAGATGCAGGTCTACCGCCCCAACCCCGCCCGCGACCGCGACCTCTGCCGCTTCCACGCCGACGACTACATCAACTTCCTCCGCACCGTCACGCCCGAGACACAGCAGGACCAGATCCGCCTCCTCAAGCGCTTCAACGTCGGCGAGGACTGCCCCGTCTTCGACGGCCTCTACAGCTTCTGCCAGACCTACGCCGGCGCCTCCGTCGGGGGCGCCGTCAAGCTCAACCACGGCCACGACATCGCCATCAACTGGTCGGGGGGCCTGCACCACGCCAAGAAGTGCGAGGCGTCCGGCTTCTGCTACGTCAACGACATCGTGCTCGCCATACTCGAGCTCCTCAAGCACCACGAG AGAGTTCTGTATGTTGATATCGATATCCACCATGGAGACGGAGTCGAGGAGGCTTTCTACACAACAGACAGGGTTATGACCGTCTCGTTCCACAAGTTTGGGGATTATTTCCCAGGAACAGGGGACATCCGTGACATTGGGCACTCAAAGGGGAAGTACTACTCTCTGAATGTCCCGCTGGATGATGGGATTGATGATGAAAGCTATCAGTCCCTGTTCAAGCCAATCGTGGGCAAGGTTATGGAGGTTTTCCGCCCTGGTGCAGTTGTGCTTCAGTGCGGCGCTGATTCCTTGTCTGGGGATAGGCTGGGCTGCTTCAACCTCTCTATCAGAGGTCATGCAGAATGTGTCAAATACATGAGGTCTTTCAACGTTCCATTGTTGCTTCTCGGTGGTGGTGGATATACCATAAGAAATGTTGCCCGGTGCTGGTGTTATGAG ACCGGAGTTGCTCTTGGTCAAGAGCTGGAAGACAAGATGCCTGTCAACGAGTACTATGAATACTTCGGTCCAGATTACACTCTTCATGTTGCACCAAGTAACATGGAGAACAAAAATACACGACACCAACTGGATGATATTAGAAGCAAACTTCTGGATAATCTTTCAAAACTTAGGCATGCTCCTAGCGTCCAGTTTCAAGAGCGGGCTCCTGACACGGAGTTACCTGAG CCAGATGAAGATCAAGCGGATCCAGATGAAAGGCATGATCCTGATTCTGACATGGAAATGGATGATCACAAGGCTGTGGAAGAGTCAACAAG GAGGAGCAACATTCTAGGTGTTCGAGTTAAGAGAGAATTTAGTGAAAATGAGACCAAAGTTCAG GATGCTAGCCGAGTTACATCTGAACGTAGAGGACTGGAACCCATGGTAGAAGACATTGGTCCCTCCAAGCAAGCTCCT GCGGATGCTAATGCGATGGCCATTGACGAGCCAGGCAACGTCAAGAATGAACTAGAGAACTCAACTAAATTACCAGACCAACCAGGCATGTACCATAAGCCATGA
- the LOC120690797 gene encoding receptor kinase-like protein Xa21 produces MPRHLPSSQASSAGSVAPASPPPVPSTGSSSDADRLALISFRSLVRSDPSRALAAPWGDPSVPVCRWRGVGCGLRGRRRGRVVELGLGELDLAGTISPALGNLTYLRHLRLPWNRFHGVLPPELGNLHDLQTLNLSYNSIQGRIPPSLSSCGRLVSVSLHDNKLQGEIPSELSSLRSLEILSLGENLLSGAIPASIGGLVSLRRLALHRNNLTGGIPAEIGSLVNLDALALHSNQLSGTIPASLGNLSAVTTLNLEDNKLEGSIPRLQGLSSVKHLHLGLNKLEGTIHPWIGNLSTLVSLDLQKNGLVGQIPETLGNLQQLKFLSLAENSLSGSIPRALGNLHALTGLYLAINKLEGPLPSSMLNLSSLEMLYVEYNNLTGAFPHNIGSKLSKLNYFLVSYNEFHGVLPSSLCNASQLQVIQTVFNFLSGTIPQCLGAHQKNLSSVHLLGNQFEATNEADWGFLTSLTNCSNMRELALNSNKLQGALPNSIGNISTRLEYLDISHNNITGTLTEGIGNLINLENFYMGRNTLIGTIPTSLGNLKKLSQLYLSNNAFSGSIPVTLGNLTQLTILTLSSNAINGAIPSVLNKCPLESLDLSYNNLSGPIPKELFSISTLSSFINLAQNSLSGTLPSEVGDLKNLNQLDFSSNRISGEIPASIGECRSLEYLNTSGNLLQGTIPPSLGNLRGLLVLDLSNNNLSGMIPEILGSLPGLSSLNLSFNKFHGGVPQEGIFQNATAILITGNDGLCDGIPQLNLPPCLNHTTKKPSQKLVILVSICSACVFITLVFALSAFYRKNEKVKANLQSSVIREQHVRISYAELANATNGFSPENLIGAGSFGSVYKGRMRVNEQNVTVAVKVINLMQRGASQSFIAECETLKCARHRNLVKILTVCSSIDFQGHDFKALVYEFLPNGNLDQRLHQRIMEDGEQKALALIERLHIAIDVASSLDYLHQHKPTPIIHCDLKPNNVLLDSDMVAHVGDFGLARFLYQDLEKSSGWASMRGSIGYAAPEYGLGNEVSTHGDVYSYGILLLEMFTGKRPTDNEFGEAIGLRKYVQMSLPDSMASIIDHQLQTEMVEGDQVSNSNSNSIRETRTACITSVLQVGIWCSAEMPTDRPPIGDALKELQAIRDKLQSHMCGEGASPNP; encoded by the exons atgccgcgccacctccccagCAGCCAAGCATCCTCCGCAGGTTCCGtggcgccggcgtcgccgccgccggtcccctccacgggcagcagcagcgacgCCGACCGGCTCGCGCTCATCTCCTTCAGATCGCTCGTACGGAGCGACCCGTCGCGGGCCCTCGCCGCGCCGTGGGGCGACCCGTCCGTTCCGGTGTGCCGGTGGCGCGGCGTGGGGTGCGGCCtcaggggccgccgccgcggccgcgtcgtGGAGCTGGGGCTCGGCGagctcgacctcgccggcaCCATCTCCCCCGCGCTGGGCAACCTCACCTACCTGAGGCACCTCCGCCTCCCGTGGAATCGCTTCCACGGCGTcctgccgccggagctcggTAACCTCCACGACCTCCAGACTCTGAATCTGAGCTACAACTCCATCCAGGGGAGGATCCCACCGTCGCTGTCGAGCTGCGGCCGCCTCGTCAGCGTCAGCCTCCATGACAACAAGTTGCAGGGCGAGATACCAAGCGAGCTCAGCTCGCTGCGCAGCCTCGAGATTCTCAGCCTCGGCGAAAATCTGCTGTCAGGAGCAATACCGGCTAGCATCGGGGGCCTTGTGAGTCTGAGAAGGCTCGCCCTGCATCGGAACAACCTGACAGGAGGAATCCCGGCCGAGATTGGCAGCCTTGTGAATCTCGACGCGCTGGCTCTGCATTCAAATCAGCTTTCTGGAACGATCCCTGCTTCGCTTGGGAACCTCTCGGCGGTGACCACTCTCAATCTTGAGGACAATAAACTGGAAGGAAGCATCCCACGGCTGCAAGGCCTGTCGTCTGTCAAGCATCTTCACCTGGGACTGAACAAACTGGAAGGAACCATACATCCATGGATAGGAAACCTTTCTACACTAGTAAGCTTGGATCTTCAGAAAAATGGTCTAGTTGGCCAAATCCCAGAAACTTTAGGAAACCTTCAGCAGCTCAAGTTCCTTTCTCTCGCAGAGAACAGTCTTTCAGGCTCCATACCCCGTGCACTTGGAAATCTCCATGCCCTCACCGGACTTTATCTAGCAATTAACAAACTCGAAGGACCTTTACCGTCTTCAATGCTCAATCTCTCTTCCCTTGAAATGCTATATGTAGAGTACAACAACCTGACTGGGGCTTTTCCGCATAATATAGGCAGCAAGCTTTCGAAACTGAACTATTTTCTTGTATCATACAATGAATTCCATGGCGTGCTCCCATCGTCCCTGTGCAATGCCTCCCAGCTCCAAGTTATCCAAACAGTATTCAACTTCCTGTCAGGAACAATTCCCCAATGCTTGGGAGCTCACCAGAAGAACCTATCTTCTGTGCACCTTTTAGGAAATCAGTTTGAAGCAACCAATGAGGCTGACTGGGGCTTCCTGACTAGCCTAACCAACTGTAGCAATATGCGAGAGTTAGCTCTTAATAGCAACAAACTCCAAGGTGCGCTGCCAAATTCAATTGGTAATATCTCGACTCGATTGGAGTATCTTGATATATCGCACAACAACATTACTGGGACACTAACGGAAGGAATAGGAAACCTCATCAACTTGGAAAATTTTTACATGGGCCGTAATACTCTCATAGGCACGATTCCTACATCTCTTGGCAACCTCAAGAAGTTGTCTCAGTTATATTTATCAAATAATGCCTTTTCAGGATCCATCCCAGTAACCCTTGGCAATCTTACACAACTTACTATCCTTACCCTCAGTTCAAATGCAATCAATGGAGCTATACCTTCTGTTCTGAACAAATGTCCTTTAGAATCGCTGGATCTTTCTTACAACAATCTTTCTGGTCCTATACCTAAAGAACTATTTTCCATATCAACATTGTCGAGTTTCATTAATCTAGCACAAAATTCCTTATCTGGGACTCTGCCATCAGAAGTGGGAGATCTCAAAAATCTCAATCAACTTGATTTTTCTAGTAATAGGATTTCTGGTGAGATTCCAGCCTCCATCGGTGAGTGTCGAAGCTTGGAATATCTCAATACATCTGGAAACCTCCTACAAGGAACAATTCCACCATCACTAGGAAATCTAAGGGGCCTCCTGGTGCTTGATCTTTCCAACAATAATTTATCTGGGATGATCCCTGAAATTCTTGGCAGCCTTCCAGGGCTTTCCTCATTGAATCTATCGTTCAACAAATTCCACGGTGGAGTTCCACAAGAAGGGATATTTCAAAATGCAACTGCGATCTTGATCACTGGAAACGATGGCCTGTGTGATGGTATCCCTCAACTGAACTTGCCACCCTGCTTGAACCACACCACCAAGAAGCCATCACAGAAACTTGTCATATTAGTTTCCATATGCAGTGCTTGTGTTTTCATTACATTAGTATTTGCACTGTCCGCATTCTACAGAAAGAATGAAAAAGTAAAAGCAAACCTACAGAGTTCAGTCATCCGTGAGCAACACGTGAGGATATCTTATGCTGAATTGgccaatgcaactaatggtttTTCACCTGAGAACCTCATTGGGGCTGGGAGTTTTGGTTCAGTCTACAAAGGTAGAATGAGAGTTAATGAGCAGAATGTAACTGTTGCTGTCAAGGTTATAAACCTTATGCAACGTGGTGCATCTCAAAGTTTTATTGCAGAATGTGAGACTTTAAAATGTGCCCGACACCGAAACCTTGTGAAGATATTGACAGTCTGCTCAAGTATTGATTTTCAGGGCCATGACTTCAAGGCCCTCGTGTATGAGTTTCTACCTAACGGAAATTTAGACCAACGACTGCACCAACGTATTATGGAAGATGGTGAACAAAAGGCACTAGCTCTGATTGAAAGGCTACACATTGCAATTGACGTGGCATCCTCACTTGATTATCTTCACCAACATAAGCCGACTCCAATTATTCATTGTGATCTTAAGCCAAACAATGTTCTCCTAGATAGTGACATGGTTGCCCATGTTGGTGATTTTGGGCTTGCAAGGTTTTTGTATCAAGACTTGGAGAAATCAAGTGGTTGGGCATCAATGAGAGGATCGATTGGTTATGCAGCTCCAG AGTATGGATTGGGCAACGAGGTCTCCACCCATGGTGATGTCTATAGCTATGGCATATTGTTATTGGAGATGTTCACTGGAAAAAGGCCAACAGATAATGAATTTGGGGAAGCCATTGGGCTTCGCAAGTATGTTCAAATGTCACTGCCAGATAGCATGGCTAGTATCATAGACCATCAACTACAAACAGAGATGGTGGAAGGTGACCAAGTCAGCAACTCGAACTCAAACAGTATTAGAGAAACGAGAACTGCCTGCATCACTTCAGTTCTGCAAGTTGGGATTTGGTGTTCGGCGGAGATGCCGACGGATCGCCCACCAATCGGAGATGCTCTGAAAGAGTTGCAAGCAATTAGAGACAAGCTTCAGAGCCACATGTGTGGCGAAGGGGCATCACCAAACCCCTGA